The genomic stretch TCTCATCGCACTCGCGGTGGCCCACGCGGTGCAGTGCCCCTACTGCATCGACGCCTACAGCCAGGATTGCCTTCAGAAGGGCGCCGACCTCGAGCAGATGACCGAGGCAGTTCACGTCGCCACCGCCATCCGGGGCGGCGCGTCGCTAGTCCATGGCATCCAGATGCTCGAGCATGTGAAGAGCGCGTCGATGTGAGCACTTCTCACCAGGAGCTCGTCGGTCCGAGAGGTACGACATCGCTACGGTCTCGTGCCGTTCCCCTCGCGGAGCCGAGGCGCCAAATTGCCCTTCTCCAGGCCGTGGACCTCGAAGGTTCTCCCCATGGGGGTAACTTCGACGAGGCTCTCGCTCACGCGGGCCACCCACGCCTGGGACCGGCAAAGCTCGAGATCTTCCAGATCAACGTAGGCAAGCTCTGCAACATGACGTGCAAACACTGCCATGTGGGTGCTGGCCCCGATCGTATCGAGGAGCAGATGGACCGCGACACCGCGGAAGCCTGCATGCGGGCTCTCGATAAAACGGAAGCCCATACCGTCGATATCACCGGTGGCGCGCCCGAGCTCAATGCCAACTTCTCTTATCTCGTGGAGGAGTCCGTCGGACGCGGAAAGCACGTCATCGATCGATGCAATCTCACCGTACTGTTGCTTCCGCGCTTCCGCGAGCTCCCCGACTGGCTCGCCGAGCGCGACGTGGAGATCGTCGCCTCGCTCCCTCATTGGCGTCGCCGCAACACCGACAGCCAGCGGGGGGAGGGGACCTTCGATGCCTCGATCCAGGCAATACGGCGCCTCAACGCCGCGGGCTACGGACGAGGCGACTCCCGGAAGCGGCTCACACTGATGGTGAACCCCGTGGGGGCTTTTCTTGCCGGAAGCCAGTCGAGCCTGGAGCGCGAATGGAAAGAGGGACTCGAGCGCGAGCACCGCGTCCGCTTCGACCGGCTCATCGCCTTGAACAACATGCCGATCTCTCGCTTTCTCGAGTGGCTCGATGCGACGGGGAACTTGCGGCCCTATCTGCAGCTCCTCGTCAGGAAATTCAACTCCGCGACGGTCTCCGGCTTGATGTGCCGAAACACGTTGTCGGTCTCGTGGGACGGACGCCTGTTCGACTGCGATTTCAATCAGATGCTGGAGCTCCCCATCGTCGGTAGTGACGGCAGAGTGCTCAACGTTCGCGATCTCGACCGGGGCACGATCGCCTCGAGACGCATCGTCACCGGTCGTCATTGCTACGGGTGCACCGCCGGGGCGGGTAGTAGCTGTGGGGGAAGTCTCAGCGGCGGCGCGGCGAGCTAGAACCGCCGCGACGAACCTTCCTGGCGAGAGAGCTCCTGCCGAAAACGGGAAGGGGTCATCTGCGTGTATTTCTTGAAAGCCTGATTGAAGGACGTCTTATTGTTGAAGCCGGCTTCGAACGCGAGGCTCAAAAGGGATTCGTCTCTCCGCGCCGGATCCGATAGGAGCCGCTTCGCTTCTTCGACCCGGTAGCGGTTCACGAAGTCGTTGAATCGCAGTCCGAATCCCTGGTTGATGACCTGGGAAAGCTGATACGGCGGAACCTCGAGCAAGCTCGCGAGATCCAGAAGCCTCAAATTGGCGTCGACATGGGGACGCGCGGACTCCATGACCGCGACGAGGCGCTCGCGGTATTCGGAGATCGCGGCCTCGGTGAGGGTCGAACCTTCGTATTTTCCTCGCCGGAGCCGGGCGAGCTCCCCGATGAAGATCTCGGGGACCCGGAGCGCGGTGTAGCCGACCGCGTAGATCG from Vicinamibacteria bacterium encodes the following:
- the arsS gene encoding arsenosugar biosynthesis radical SAM (seleno)protein ArsS (Some members of this family are selenoproteins.), whose amino-acid sequence is MSTSHQELVGPRGTTSLRSRAVPLAEPRRQIALLQAVDLEGSPHGGNFDEALAHAGHPRLGPAKLEIFQINVGKLCNMTCKHCHVGAGPDRIEEQMDRDTAEACMRALDKTEAHTVDITGGAPELNANFSYLVEESVGRGKHVIDRCNLTVLLLPRFRELPDWLAERDVEIVASLPHWRRRNTDSQRGEGTFDASIQAIRRLNAAGYGRGDSRKRLTLMVNPVGAFLAGSQSSLEREWKEGLEREHRVRFDRLIALNNMPISRFLEWLDATGNLRPYLQLLVRKFNSATVSGLMCRNTLSVSWDGRLFDCDFNQMLELPIVGSDGRVLNVRDLDRGTIASRRIVTGRHCYGCTAGAGSSCGGSLSGGAAS
- a CDS encoding arsenosugar biosynthesis-associated peroxidase-like protein, giving the protein MSEGYYKRYHLPHFGDIAEGSGELAQKFFDYYGAVFAEGALTEREKSLIALAVAHAVQCPYCIDAYSQDCLQKGADLEQMTEAVHVATAIRGGASLVHGIQMLEHVKSASM